The DNA window GGTACtttgagacattttctcaagAAGACCAAGAAGATGTCTGAAATGACACATCAGAAAACCACCTATTTAGACATGAACTCTAGATAAAATCATGCTTTGATATAGTAATGTGCAAAATGAAGAGATGCACACTTATGGTCTTTCCAGGGGTTAGGTATCCAGCGATAACTGGATGCCTGTCACTGTTGTATTTCTTTTCTGACAAATGTTCTCCATCTACCTTTTGTGTAATGGATTCCCCTGTCATCCctcttttatttctattattctttaaTCATGTTCTTCAGGCATTGCCGAGCAGTTCTGAAGAATAACTGGGAGAGATGATGGAACAGAAGATGAGCTTGCAACAATCTGAGGCCAATGTACTGAGCACAGCTTTCTTTAGATGTTTCCTCACAGTCTTAGCTATTCTAGAGTAGCAAGGAGGTGAGGTATGCTAGGGCTTTGAGATAGCCAGCCTATCAGAGGTTTCTGTCCTGGAATGGTGCAGTGTGTGTTCACATACAAGCCTATTTGAGGTCCTTCTCCCTAGCCCCTTTTACTCCCACACCCAAGCAGGACAGGGTCAGGAGGTGCACAGCTGCCTTCTATCCATGGCGTTTCTGTGATGCCACTTCTGAGGAAAGAAAGTTTTCCTCCATACATCTTCTCTCAGTCACTGTCAGTCCAACCTAAAACACTGCTATGTTAAGCACTCTTGCAGTGATGGAGTCCGAGTGAGCTCTGCCCTGTATACAGTGTCTGGACTCTCTGAGGCCTCAGCCAGCCTTTCCAGGGTGCTCTATCTTATTTTCAGTGTACTTCAGTACTCAcattcatgtgttttcttttggaattatactttcttttatttcatggaAGATGAAGTAAtcaggtttttctgtttgttttcctgtgtgtgtatttgtgtgtgtgtgtgtgtgtgttgtgtgtgcaagaaagagaggggagagagaaacaaTGTATGTGTTTACTGTGTAtatagaggaccagagtttttttaacttttattaattacactttattcactttgtatccccccataagcccctctctcctcccctccggagcccaccctccctcccccttcttcacgaatgcccctcccaaagtccactgataagggaggttctcctctccttccttctgatcttagtctatcagatctcatcaggagtgtctgcattgtcatcttctgtggcctggtaaggcagctcccccctcagggggaggtgatcaaagagcaggccaatcagattatgccagaggcagtccctcttcccattactatggaacccatttagacactaaactgccatggattacacctgtgcaggagttctaggttatctccatgcttggtacttggttggagtatgagtctctgggaagactcctgtgttcaaattttcttgttctgttgctctccttgtggggttcctgtcttctccagatcttactatttcccacttcttacataagattccatacactctgcccaacagttggccataagtctcagcgtctgctttgatagtctgtagagcaGAGCCTTTTATAGGGCCTCTGTGGTTtataggttcctaggttgtttcctgttttcttcttcttctgatgtccatcctctttgccttttgggatggggattgagcatttttgtcagggtcctctctcttgattagtttctttagatgtacagattttagtaggtttatcctatattatatgtctatataagtgagtatatactgtgtgtgtctttctgcttctgggacagctcactcaggatgatcctttccaggcccTACCATTAACCTGAGGAGCAGATTTTTTAGCTCTGCATTTTTTCCAAGAATTCTCACAAAACGTACAAAATGTAGCCACAACAAGCAAAACTGTTGGCAGCAGAAAAGTAAAGTTTGGGATTTAAGAGATGTGGCTATtatctttcttaattttaatttttatattaaatttaatttttatattaattacaatttattcactttgtatcccagatgtatcccactccctcattccctcccaaccccaccctccctcccatgcccctctccaagtccactgataggggatgtgaCTGTTTTCAATAGCTACAAGTTTGGTCATGGGGATAGCACCATAGAGAGAAAGATAAACTACAGTGGAGATAAAATGTAGACAACGTTGACACTGCAGGCTTCTTGATTCTGTCATCCATGAGGAAAtggacagacctgagactgaCGGTAAGATCACGGACTGCATAGAATACTCTCATGGAATGCGCTTTAGTTGCAAGCTATGAAGAAGTGAAAGAGTAAGCCGGAGAGTGAATATTTCGCGCTGTGTTTAAGGGAGAACTTTGGcagatgaagagatggctcgtgTAACAGCTGTAGTAAGCGAGGGTAGCCAGTGGGTGGCAATGTCTGCACACATTCTCAATGCCTCGTGGAGTTGGGAGGTTAACAGCTTGCTCACTGAAGCAAATCTCAGTTGGAAGAGATGATTCTCCCTTCTGCATTAGTCAAAGGAGCAGCGGCAAGATCTGGGCTTGCACCTTTCCTAGGTATATATTATGACACACAGAAACTCAGCTAAAATCTGTAGGGAACATTTCCGATTTCATTAAATTTTCACAGTTGTATTTTTGCTTCTTCTTAATTAAGTAATGATAGAGTTGAAAATTCGATTAAAAGCCTGACTGTGGCTGCTTCTTACTTCTAATGGAATTGCTTAATTTATCTCCAGGGCAAGTGGCTCTTTTGTTGATACAAGGACCAGGAGGACTCTGGTGACATGCTTGCTTGTAAGATGCAGAGCTATGGGGGTAGTTCAATGGAGTGGATGACAGAGAGACATGGAAGTGCTTGGCAGAACAAGCCTACACTTTGGAGTTTGAAGTTACTGTGGATTACCAAGATGACTGCATTTCAGAAAACCGTCGCATAGGTGGGAGAAGAGAGGCTAAGATCATTAAGGAATGAGGAGGCTTATTATGCGTGGAGACAAAGACAAGTATTTCTGTgtcagaaaaatgattttaaaaaatgcctggGAATTATGACTATCTCTGTTGAATTTACTGTATCTCTGCTCTATCAGCTATCATCAAGTTTCTATTGAAAGTCATCTTAAGCCAGGGCTGCTGGGCACAGGCCTGAAATCCAGCTAGCTACTTAGGGAGAATGTCAACTTCAAAGCCCCCTTGGTTGCCTGGGGcaaccaagttcaaggccatcctgggtaacttaatgagaccctgttggatttttttttttttttttttttgtctttgaaacCAGAGCATTTATTTTATGACTGATTGAAATCCTCAAGATGAACTAGATGCTGCAACAACTGCCCTCTTGGGTTTAGGTGTCGTTCCTTCACGGAATCCATGCCTGAATCTGTGATAGACAATTTTTAGGTGCCTCATTCGACCAGTCCCGGTAGTGTTTCGCCTCTTAGCCGTGGCACTCCAGTTATACTTTCTCTTGCGCTTGGCAGGGTAGCCACCTTTGCCACAAGTCGACTTCTGAAGGTGGTAGGCCTTAGAGCCACAGCGGCGGCACAGCGTGTGCGTCTTATTGCGACGCTTCCCAAAGGACGACGTTCCCTTCGTCATCTTGCTTCTGCCGCCGAGGCCAGAGAGACCGGAAGAGGcgcataatttttttaaagtaagaaaagtGCTGGAGATTCTGCTCAGTGGTAGGACACTTGCTGAGCATGGACGAAGACCTATTTTCAATCTCTGgtatcataaaacaaaataaaacaaatttcaaaatcaAATGTGTTATGTGCATGCTTGAGGGATTTTTAGGAAAATGTGGCACAAATTATTTTTTGCACATAAAGGAACAGCAATCCATGGCAGGGTCATCACGAACCAAGATTCCTTCTGTATCTCCATCCTGCCCTCCTGAGGCTACTGCTGTCAGGTTTTTGGTTCTCCATGTCATCACCACATCGGAGCATCATTCCAGAGAGCATGGACACAAGTGGAGGAATGGTCCTCATTTCTCCTGAGGCTTCCTAAGACTTCTGCCGAAGACTCATTTACTTGGGACTTTACGTCCATTACCCAGTGCCTAGAGATAAAGGAGGTTGAAAGATGGATTCTTAGAGGACTAAAATTTTCCCagatttaaattatctttttgttACTTTGATAGTTAAATtatcattttgttattttgagaatGTACATTTGGAAGAACATGGTGGGTCGGGAGAGAGTGGGGCTGGATGAGCCACGCATCAGAGGAGAACCAAGAATGAACAGACTGACTCCATCCTGAACCCTTCAACATTTCCCTTCAGTAGATTCCCGGACTTACTGGAAAAGGCAGCCGGGGCTGCTACAAGTTGCACAGAGGGGCGCAGGACATTGCCGGTCTTTCACATGCTATCAGTAAGACCTGTCTGACAACCTGAGAATTACACACTTCTCCTAGGTTGTCTCAGTTCAGGGCTTTGTTTACTCTCCAGGGCTCATTGTCATCCGCCAACTCCCACATGCATAGATTCACAGTCTTTCATCAGAAACAGTACATTGATAACAATGTTCCATTAggtgtcttttaaaattatttttagcacgtacctatttttttctcaaacagacaTATAGGATATGAATTCAGAACCATTTTCAAGACCAGTTATATTAACCTTGTCCTATGGATCAAAATTTTGATTCCTGGTGCAGATGCCCTATTTGAAGGGGTTTCTTAGGCTCTTCAGGGTAAATTGAAGGGATCATCAAGGGTCTGAACTTTCTTAGGCTCTCTAGGTTAAATTGATGGGATCATCAGAGTCTGTGGCCAGGTTATTTAAAGGATTAAGTTTCccaaaggcaagaaaaaaaaaaaaaaagaaaagaaaaagaaaaaaagaaactttcacCTGATTCCAGTAGCAAAAATCTCACTTTTTGAGAAgtggaaaattaaaaaacaaaaacaaaaacaaaaaaaccaatgttTTCCAGTTTGTGGAATGAAGATAAAAATTCGTGTATATGGGCTTCCAGTATGATACTGGTGCCATCGACAAAGTCTGTTAGGCCTACTTCCAGATGAGTTTATTATTAGAGTCTTGACTAAAGTTAATTTGATTTTGACAGGATTTTAgaatgtagcctgggctgtcctcaaACATAAGACTTTCTGTACCAGTCTCCTAATTTGGGGGATTTTAAGTGTGTGCCTCTATGCTTGGTTTAGGTGAAGGGAATTTTCCAATTTTCATTGCAATGTTACAATAAGCATACACAATAAgaagttttgaaaataaaacatgattcttggattgtttgtttatttagactGGTGCAATTTatgaaataagcaaaacaaaatgcttAAAGCTCAATGATTCAAACTGTGGATAAGGATAATGATATTTTCTTAGTTTACTTTCCTACTGCTGAGAAAATTGCTCTGACAAAAGTAACTTATGGgagaaaggacttttttttttgtggccatTATgccagggaagtcaaggcagcaggaggtcagagctgttggttaccctGTATCCATAGTCAAGAAACACAGCAGTGAATGCTTCCTGGGATCTGCTTGCTCTCCCGGC is part of the Meriones unguiculatus strain TT.TT164.6M chromosome 11, Bangor_MerUng_6.1, whole genome shotgun sequence genome and encodes:
- the LOC110554693 gene encoding large ribosomal subunit protein eL37-like encodes the protein MTKGTSSFGKRRNKTHTLCRRCGSKAYHLQKSTCGKGGYPAKRKRKYNWSATAKRRNTTGTGRMRHLKIVYHRFRHGFREGTTPKPKRAVVAASSSS